One window of the Saccopteryx bilineata isolate mSacBil1 chromosome 2, mSacBil1_pri_phased_curated, whole genome shotgun sequence genome contains the following:
- the LOC136323611 gene encoding transcription factor CP2-like protein 1 isoform X2, with amino-acid sequence MLFWHNQLEHLWPSPGELYPGPPSGLLRESLPLPYLKQEELPNIPGTEPPCPAFRYVLCAATSPAVRQQEEALTYLNQGQSYEVQMHCSSKLGDATPGPWLLKSVVRVVFHDRRLQYTEQQQLDGWRWSRPGDRILDIDVPLSVGVIEPQVLSSQLNTVEFHWDPTKRTSLFLQVHCISTEFTPRKKGGEKGVPFRLQIDTFKPSDKELPPEHLHSASCLIKVFKPKGADRKLKTDREKIEKQPLHERDKYQTAYESTVFVECSPWPEPSAGPYPPLSPLTLTSPHSCKLLSPDRLCCSPPFILDALGASPAEDLNPGASILETQQWLHRHRFSSYCRLLANFSGTDLLKLTRQDLIQICGTADGIRLFNTLRTRPIRHRLTLYVAQEASKQDEVPKNPDSGFYQEISLDELSVVELMGKLAELLALPANQIHRLFHQGPGGILILFSDQVVQNLKDESYFVAAVKKVQNPDGYYLVLT; translated from the exons ATGCTGTTTTGGCACAACCAGCTGGAGCACCTGTGGCCGAGTCCTGGAGAATTGTACCCTGGGCCTCCCAGCGGCTTACTCAG GGAGTCCCTGCCCTTGCCCTACCTGAAGCAGGAGGAGCTGCCCAACATCCCCGGCACGGAGCCCCCCTGCCCCGCATTCCGGTATGTGCTCTGTGCAGCCACCTCGCCGGCTGTGAGGCAGCAGGAGGAGGCCCTCACCTACCTGAACCAGG GCCAGTCCTATGAGGTGCAGATGCACTGCAGCTCCAAGCTGGGCGATGCCACCCCGGGGCCCTGGCTGCTGAAG AGCGTGGTGCGTGTGGTGTTCCATGACCGGCGCCTGCAGTACACGGAGCAGCAGCAGCTGGATGGGTGGAGATGGAGTCGGCCTGGGGACCGCATCCTGGACATCG ACGTGCCGCTGTCTGTGGGGGTAATAGAACCCCAGGTGCTGTCCTCACAGCTCAACACGGTGGAGTTTCACTGGGACCCGACCAAGAGGACCTCCCTCTTCCTGCAG GTTCACTGCATCAGCACCGAGTTCACTCCTCGGAAGAAAGGTGGAGAGAAAGGTGTCCCCTTCCGCCTCCAAATTGACACTTTCAAGCCCAGTGACAAGGAGCTTCCACCTGAACACCTGCACTCAGCTAGCTGCCTCATCAAGGTGTTCAAG CCCAAGGGAGCCGACCGGAAACTGAAAACTGACCGGGAGAAGATTGAGAAACAGCCCCTGCATGAGAGGGACAAGTATCAGACTGCCTACGAGAGCACAGTCTTCGTGGAG TGTTCACCGTGGCCAGAGCCCAGTGCAGGGCCCTACCCGCCTCTCAGCCCTCTGACTCtgacctccccccactcctgcaAGCTCCTGTCCCCAGACAG gCTCTGCTGCTCACCACCATTCATCTTGGACGCCTTGGGGGCCAGCCCCGCTGAA gatctgAACCCTGGAGCCTCCATCCTAGAGACGCAGCAGTGGTTACATCGGCACCGGTTCTCCAGCTACTGCCGACTACTAGCCAATTTCAGCG GCACCGATCTGCTGAAGCTTACCAGGCAGGACCTTATCCAGATATGTGGGACAGCCGACGGGATCCGCCTTTTCAACACTCTCAGAACCAG GCCCATCCGTCACCGGCTGACTTTATATGTGGCTCAAGAGGCCTCTAAGCAAGACGAGGTTCCCAAGAACCCTGACTCAG GCTTTTATCAAGAGATTTCTCTGGATGAACTCAGTGTGGTAGAGCTGATGGGGAAACTGGCGGAGCTCTTGGCCCTCCCAGCCAATCAGATTCACCGCCTCTTCCACCAGGGCCCTGGGGGCATCCTCATTCTCTTTAGCGACCAG GTGGTTCAGAATCTTAAGGATGAATCCTACTTTGTGGCTGCGGTGAAGAAAG TGCAGAATCCAGATGGCTACTACCTGGTTCTGACCTAG
- the LOC136323611 gene encoding transcription factor CP2-like protein 1 isoform X1 encodes MLFWHNQLEHLWPSPGELYPGPPSGLLRESLPLPYLKQEELPNIPGTEPPCPAFRYVLCAATSPAVRQQEEALTYLNQGQSYEVQMHCSSKLGDATPGPWLLKSVVRVVFHDRRLQYTEQQQLDGWRWSRPGDRILDIDVPLSVGVIEPQVLSSQLNTVEFHWDPTKRTSLFLQVHCISTEFTPRKKGGEKGVPFRLQIDTFKPSDKELPPEHLHSASCLIKVFKPKGADRKLKTDREKIEKQPLHERDKYQTAYESTVFVECSPWPEPSAGPYPPLSPLTLTSPHSCKLLSPDRLCCSPPFILDALGASPAEDLNPGASILETQQWLHRHRFSSYCRLLANFSGTDLLKLTRQDLIQICGTADGIRLFNTLRTRPIRHRLTLYVAQEASKQDEVPKNPDSGFYQEISLDELSVVELMGKLAELLALPANQIHRLFHQGPGGILILFSDQVVQNLKDESYFVAAVKKGPGMPCCKRRRMPTWLSGTVFSRKPSLLPQAPGEEPLSCVPPLGRKLAAPRLTSAQQQHLLEPGTHLPDELSWPRLGGRKIWQYRMCFCPKQCC; translated from the exons ATGCTGTTTTGGCACAACCAGCTGGAGCACCTGTGGCCGAGTCCTGGAGAATTGTACCCTGGGCCTCCCAGCGGCTTACTCAG GGAGTCCCTGCCCTTGCCCTACCTGAAGCAGGAGGAGCTGCCCAACATCCCCGGCACGGAGCCCCCCTGCCCCGCATTCCGGTATGTGCTCTGTGCAGCCACCTCGCCGGCTGTGAGGCAGCAGGAGGAGGCCCTCACCTACCTGAACCAGG GCCAGTCCTATGAGGTGCAGATGCACTGCAGCTCCAAGCTGGGCGATGCCACCCCGGGGCCCTGGCTGCTGAAG AGCGTGGTGCGTGTGGTGTTCCATGACCGGCGCCTGCAGTACACGGAGCAGCAGCAGCTGGATGGGTGGAGATGGAGTCGGCCTGGGGACCGCATCCTGGACATCG ACGTGCCGCTGTCTGTGGGGGTAATAGAACCCCAGGTGCTGTCCTCACAGCTCAACACGGTGGAGTTTCACTGGGACCCGACCAAGAGGACCTCCCTCTTCCTGCAG GTTCACTGCATCAGCACCGAGTTCACTCCTCGGAAGAAAGGTGGAGAGAAAGGTGTCCCCTTCCGCCTCCAAATTGACACTTTCAAGCCCAGTGACAAGGAGCTTCCACCTGAACACCTGCACTCAGCTAGCTGCCTCATCAAGGTGTTCAAG CCCAAGGGAGCCGACCGGAAACTGAAAACTGACCGGGAGAAGATTGAGAAACAGCCCCTGCATGAGAGGGACAAGTATCAGACTGCCTACGAGAGCACAGTCTTCGTGGAG TGTTCACCGTGGCCAGAGCCCAGTGCAGGGCCCTACCCGCCTCTCAGCCCTCTGACTCtgacctccccccactcctgcaAGCTCCTGTCCCCAGACAG gCTCTGCTGCTCACCACCATTCATCTTGGACGCCTTGGGGGCCAGCCCCGCTGAA gatctgAACCCTGGAGCCTCCATCCTAGAGACGCAGCAGTGGTTACATCGGCACCGGTTCTCCAGCTACTGCCGACTACTAGCCAATTTCAGCG GCACCGATCTGCTGAAGCTTACCAGGCAGGACCTTATCCAGATATGTGGGACAGCCGACGGGATCCGCCTTTTCAACACTCTCAGAACCAG GCCCATCCGTCACCGGCTGACTTTATATGTGGCTCAAGAGGCCTCTAAGCAAGACGAGGTTCCCAAGAACCCTGACTCAG GCTTTTATCAAGAGATTTCTCTGGATGAACTCAGTGTGGTAGAGCTGATGGGGAAACTGGCGGAGCTCTTGGCCCTCCCAGCCAATCAGATTCACCGCCTCTTCCACCAGGGCCCTGGGGGCATCCTCATTCTCTTTAGCGACCAG GTGGTTCAGAATCTTAAGGATGAATCCTACTTTGTGGCTGCGGTGAAGAAAG GCCCAGGGATGCCCTGCTGCAAGAGGAGACGGATGCCAACCTGGCTCTCTGGGACCGTGTTTTCCAGAAAACCCTCGTTGCTTCCCCAGGCTCCAGGCGAAGAGCCACTGTCCTGTGTCCCTCCCTTGGGGAGGAAGCTAGCAGCACCCAGGCTCACATCTGCTCAGCAGCAGCACTTGCTGGAGCCTGGGACACACCTCCCCGATGAGCTGAGCTGGCCAAGGCTGGGAGGCAGGAAAATCTGGCAATACAGGATGTGTTTTTGCCCCAAGCAGTGTTGCTAA